In Prosthecochloris sp. GSB1, the following proteins share a genomic window:
- a CDS encoding permease: protein MPEGVSWGGGGSSRKNAAVFGGVALGAFLWLALFLNLDRAADYLVSLSGLSMETRAGESFHFFLFEIPKVLLLLTAVVFVMGVVHTFVSPERTRDILSKRRAGTGNALAAALGMVTPFCSCSAVPLFIGFLQAGVPLGVTFSFLIAAPMVDGVALFLLFGMFGWRVALTYVLLGFTIALVSGMVIERLGMERELEEWVRKLQRGTAAGTEERQKPGWPARILEGWASVRSIVGKVWLFIVLGVGAGALVHGYVPQEFMAAIMGEDAWWSVPAAVLLGVPMYTNIVGVLPVAEALIGKGAAIGTVMAFMMSVIALSAPEMIILRKVLKPRLIAVFAGIVASGIVVVGFVFNLVL, encoded by the coding sequence ATGCCGGAGGGCGTTTCGTGGGGCGGGGGCGGTTCGTCGCGTAAAAACGCAGCGGTTTTCGGCGGCGTGGCTCTGGGTGCCTTCCTGTGGCTCGCCCTTTTTCTGAACCTCGATCGCGCAGCCGATTACCTTGTTTCGCTTTCCGGTCTTTCGATGGAGACCCGCGCGGGAGAGTCCTTTCACTTCTTTCTCTTCGAGATCCCGAAGGTCCTGCTGCTCCTGACGGCCGTGGTTTTCGTCATGGGCGTGGTGCATACGTTCGTTTCGCCCGAACGGACGAGGGACATCCTTTCGAAACGCCGCGCGGGGACAGGCAATGCCCTGGCCGCGGCGCTCGGCATGGTCACGCCGTTCTGCTCCTGTTCGGCCGTGCCGCTCTTCATCGGTTTTCTGCAGGCGGGCGTTCCGCTCGGGGTGACGTTCTCCTTCCTGATAGCCGCACCGATGGTTGACGGCGTGGCGCTTTTCCTGCTGTTCGGCATGTTCGGCTGGCGGGTCGCCCTGACCTACGTGCTCCTCGGCTTCACCATAGCGCTCGTTTCCGGCATGGTGATAGAACGCCTGGGGATGGAACGGGAACTCGAAGAGTGGGTGCGGAAACTTCAGCGCGGCACGGCGGCCGGGACGGAAGAGCGGCAGAAGCCGGGCTGGCCTGCCCGCATTCTCGAGGGATGGGCTTCGGTCCGGTCGATCGTAGGAAAGGTCTGGCTTTTCATCGTGCTGGGCGTCGGGGCGGGAGCCCTCGTTCACGGTTACGTTCCGCAGGAGTTCATGGCTGCCATCATGGGCGAGGACGCATGGTGGTCCGTACCGGCGGCCGTGCTGCTCGGCGTGCCCATGTACACCAACATCGTCGGGGTGCTTCCGGTGGCCGAAGCGCTCATCGGCAAGGGTGCGGCAATCGGAACGGTCATGGCGTTCATGATGAGCGTCATAGCTCTTTCCGCACCCGAGATGATCATTCTCCGCAAGGTTCTCAAACCGCGCCTGATCGCCGTTTTTGCCGGCATCGTGGCTTCTGGCATCGTGGTCGTGGGATTTGTTTTCAACCTCGTTCTGTAA
- a CDS encoding ferredoxin, which translates to MANKEAKHPQNVTGPFYCTGPDDPYGEGCTACQICYAAAPDFFASDDEGYAYVSRQPESDEDMELCREQMDACPSLSIGDDG; encoded by the coding sequence ATGGCCAACAAGGAAGCGAAACACCCACAGAACGTCACCGGTCCGTTCTACTGCACCGGTCCTGACGACCCGTACGGCGAAGGCTGCACCGCATGCCAGATATGCTACGCCGCGGCTCCGGATTTCTTCGCATCCGACGACGAAGGCTACGCCTATGTGTCCCGACAACCGGAAAGCGATGAAGACATGGAGCTCTGCCGGGAACAGATGGATGCCTGCCCGTCGCTCTCGATCGGAGATGACGGATAA
- a CDS encoding ArsR/SmtB family transcription factor — MQRTTADIAYTEDEKAMAGFAKALAHPVRLQILKLLASQSCCFTGELTSVIPMAQSTISQHLKALLEAGLIQGEINPPRVRYCLNRRNWDRASVLFEGFFRAHAGEDAC, encoded by the coding sequence ATGCAGCGAACGACGGCGGACATAGCCTACACCGAGGACGAGAAAGCCATGGCGGGTTTCGCCAAGGCGCTTGCGCATCCGGTGCGCCTGCAGATCCTGAAGCTGCTTGCTTCGCAGTCATGCTGTTTCACCGGCGAGCTTACTTCCGTTATTCCCATGGCCCAGTCGACGATCTCCCAGCATCTCAAGGCTCTGCTGGAAGCGGGGCTGATCCAGGGGGAGATCAACCCGCCGAGAGTCAGATACTGCCTCAACCGGCGGAACTGGGATCGCGCCTCCGTTCTCTTCGAAGGGTTTTTCAGGGCGCATGCCGGTGAGGATGCATGCTGA
- a CDS encoding PH domain-containing protein, with translation MENYEKYAEYTKAQDWKALCKLNNVELDSFGTKKELKVLPEYLEPDEVVFALTSGFMEQSETSNSFDFGVNTWLVVLTSDRFLFLDAAMLTSSVDTQSIRHDRVQAVSASQGWVLGKVMVDLGSRLVTIDNCQKATVKVVADLANKWLKELADKKNTPVPQPQQSSEESGLDKLEKLAKLHSMGALSDEEFNAAKQKVLSSL, from the coding sequence ATGGAAAATTATGAAAAATACGCCGAATACACGAAGGCGCAAGATTGGAAGGCACTCTGCAAGCTGAATAATGTTGAGCTTGATTCATTTGGCACAAAAAAGGAACTCAAGGTACTGCCAGAGTATTTAGAGCCCGATGAAGTTGTTTTTGCACTCACGTCGGGGTTTATGGAGCAATCAGAAACTTCGAATTCATTTGATTTTGGGGTAAACACTTGGCTTGTTGTGCTAACAAGTGACAGGTTTCTATTTCTTGACGCCGCCATGCTTACAAGCTCTGTTGATACCCAAAGCATTCGACATGATCGAGTTCAAGCCGTTTCAGCATCTCAAGGCTGGGTGCTTGGCAAGGTTATGGTTGACCTAGGCAGCCGGTTAGTCACTATAGATAACTGCCAAAAGGCAACAGTAAAGGTTGTTGCCGATCTAGCGAACAAATGGCTAAAAGAACTTGCTGATAAGAAAAACACACCAGTGCCACAGCCTCAGCAATCATCTGAGGAATCAGGATTAGATAAATTAGAAAAGTTAGCAAAACTTCATTCCATGGGAGCACTTTCTGACGAAGAATTCAATGCAGCAAAGCAAAAGGTATTATCTTCGCTTTAG
- a CDS encoding arsenate reductase ArsC, with protein MEEKKQNVLILCSGNSARSQMAEGFLRKMAGERFEVMSAGTEPAPEINPLAVQVMQEAGIDLSGQKPKDLTLYLGKTFLHYLIIVCSKANDTCPRIWPGLIIQENRLYWPVDDPAEATVSEAEQLDAFRKARDEIREKLETWLASLG; from the coding sequence ATGGAAGAAAAAAAACAGAACGTGCTGATCCTCTGTTCCGGAAACTCGGCCCGCAGCCAGATGGCCGAAGGTTTTCTGAGAAAAATGGCCGGTGAACGGTTCGAAGTCATGAGCGCCGGAACGGAACCCGCCCCGGAAATCAATCCGCTGGCGGTACAGGTCATGCAGGAAGCCGGCATCGACCTCTCCGGCCAGAAACCGAAAGACCTCACCCTCTACCTTGGCAAGACCTTTCTCCACTACCTGATCATCGTCTGCAGCAAGGCAAACGACACCTGCCCGCGCATCTGGCCGGGCCTGATCATCCAGGAAAACCGCCTCTACTGGCCGGTAGACGACCCCGCCGAAGCCACGGTCAGCGAAGCGGAACAGCTCGACGCCTTCCGCAAAGCCCGCGACGAAATCAGAGAAAAACTCGAAACCTGGCTCGCGTCGCTCGGCTGA
- a CDS encoding thioredoxin family protein, whose protein sequence is MKTIKVLGTGCATCKQLETLVRKAVEETGMEAAIEKVEDMQDIVSYNVMSTPALVVDEEVRISGRLPSIDEIKEAIAR, encoded by the coding sequence ATGAAAACCATCAAGGTGCTCGGAACGGGCTGCGCGACCTGCAAACAGCTCGAAACCCTCGTGAGGAAAGCCGTGGAGGAGACAGGCATGGAGGCCGCGATCGAAAAGGTGGAGGACATGCAGGATATTGTGTCCTACAATGTCATGTCCACGCCTGCGCTGGTAGTGGACGAGGAAGTCCGGATTTCGGGCCGCCTGCCTTCGATCGATGAAATCAAAGAGGCGATAGCGAGGTAG
- a CDS encoding IS3 family transposase (programmed frameshift), with amino-acid sequence MKTKRYSTEQIISILKEAEGGMPVKELCRKYGVSDATIYNWKSKYGGMSVSEAKRLKELEDENQRLKKLVADQALDIQMLKEINFKKVVTPEAKHKAIEHLQESFGQSLRKLCVLIGFNRSSWYYQPQPDKNEPIRKRLRELADERKRWGYRRLHYLLLREEFVINHKRTERLYREEKLMQRVRRRKKIASESRVAPPTPERRNHCWAMDFMSDNLYNGRRFRVLNVLDSCSRDYLGYEVDTSINGQRVCSVLERIAWLKGMPEMITVDNGPEFIGKALDAWAHRHEVKLVFNRPGKPIDNRYIESFNGRLREECLNVNWFMSLEHARKIIGEWREDYNSIRPHSSLGALTPEEFLVQQSEFCQKEVV; translated from the exons ATGAAAACCAAGCGTTACAGCACGGAACAGATCATCAGCATCCTGAAAGAAGCCGAAGGCGGCATGCCGGTTAAAGAGCTCTGTCGGAAGTACGGTGTCAGTGATGCAACGATTTACAACTGGAAATCGAAGTATGGCGGCATGAGCGTGAGTGAGGCAAAGCGCCTCAAGGAGCTTGAAGACGAGAACCAGCGTCTGAAAAAGTTGGTAGCAGATCAGGCACTCGATATCCAGATGCTCAAGGAGATCAATT TCAAAAAAGTGGTAACGCCCGAAGCGAAGCACAAAGCGATCGAGCATTTGCAGGAAAGTTTCGGGCAAAGTCTGAGAAAGCTCTGTGTGTTGATCGGGTTTAATCGTTCGAGCTGGTATTACCAGCCTCAGCCTGATAAAAATGAACCGATAAGGAAACGGTTGCGAGAACTGGCAGACGAGCGCAAGCGCTGGGGTTACCGTCGATTGCATTATCTCTTGCTTCGAGAAGAGTTCGTGATCAATCATAAGCGCACAGAGCGGTTGTATCGAGAAGAAAAGCTGATGCAGCGAGTAAGACGGCGCAAGAAGATAGCTTCGGAAAGTCGTGTTGCACCTCCAACACCTGAACGCAGGAATCACTGCTGGGCGATGGATTTTATGAGCGACAATCTCTATAACGGCCGTCGTTTTCGTGTGCTTAACGTGTTGGATAGCTGCAGCAGGGATTATCTCGGTTATGAAGTCGATACATCAATCAACGGTCAAAGAGTGTGCAGTGTACTCGAAAGGATTGCCTGGCTCAAAGGTATGCCGGAAATGATCACGGTGGACAATGGTCCTGAATTTATAGGTAAAGCGCTTGATGCCTGGGCTCACCGCCACGAAGTGAAACTGGTGTTTAATCGTCCAGGGAAGCCGATCGACAATCGCTACATCGAAAGTTTCAACGGAAGGCTAAGAGAGGAGTGCCTGAATGTGAACTGGTTTATGAGTCTGGAACATGCTCGAAAGATTATTGGAGAGTGGCGGGAGGATTACAATTCTATCCGTCCGCACAGTTCATTGGGAGCGCTGACACCGGAAGAATTTCTGGTTCAGCAATCAGAATTTTGCCAAAAGGAAGTGGTCTAG
- a CDS encoding class I SAM-dependent methyltransferase codes for MWGDAAAEYAHYCRHVSGLIRQYAKRLVATLLDIGCGGGKNVLNLSQDFDITGLDLSHAMLAQAKELNPDCVFVQGDMFRCGLTPYVADPKSALAPSEQSCFAVP; via the coding sequence ATGTGGGGTGATGCCGCCGCTGAGTATGCTCACTACTGTCGACACGTCAGCGGCCTGATTCGACAGTATGCCAAACGTCTTGTTGCGACGTTGTTGGACATCGGATGTGGGGGCGGGAAGAACGTCCTGAACCTGAGTCAGGATTTCGACATCACCGGTCTGGATCTCAGTCACGCTATGCTCGCGCAGGCGAAAGAACTGAATCCTGACTGCGTGTTTGTTCAGGGCGATATGTTTAGATGTGGCCTAACCCCGTATGTGGCTGACCCAAAATCCGCTCTGGCGCCATCCGAGCAGTCTTGCTTCGCGGTGCCGTAG